The Henningerozyma blattae CBS 6284 chromosome 7, complete genome region CTATTCACAACCCCATTCACAAACACAGACATCTCAAGTACAAACACCTAGCCATCAACTGTCACGAACTCAAACCCCCCAACAGCAAGCACAACCGCAAACACAGCAACATCATTATGTACAGCAACTACAAAATAATCAACAAATATACAATCCATCTGCTACTCCGCAGCCACAACAACCTCAGCTGATACAAAATCCACAGATAGATTCAAATACAACGAAACCTGAATCACAAGAAGTTATGTTTTTAAGTGAGCCATTCGTTAGGACAGCCTTGGTAAAAGGTTCTTTTAAAACCATTGTTCAGTTACCCAAATATGTTGACGCAGGAGAATGGGTAGCGTTAAATGTTTTCGAATTTTTTACAAActtaaatcaattttacGGTGTGATAGCCGAATGTGTAACACCAGAAGCTTATCCAACAATGAATGCAGGACCTCATACAGACTACTTATGGCTAGATGCAAATAATAGGCAAGTTTCATTACCAGCTAGTCAATATATCGATTTAGCTTTAACTTGGATAAACAATAAAGTTAATGACAAGAATTTATTtccaacaaataataatgtcCCTTTTCCTCCGCAGTTCTTAAAAGATGTTCAGAGAATTATGGTCCAActttttagaatatttgcacatatatatcatcatcacttTGATAAGATTGTACATTTATCGCTAGAAGCTCACTGGAACTCATTATTTGCTCATTTTATTAGCTTTTCAAATGAATTTAGTATCATTGATAGACAAGAAATGTATCCACTACTATCTttgattgaaaattttgaaagtCAAGGTAAAATCATATAGAgcataaaatttttattaaactttATAACAACATTCATGAAAAATTCGAAGTGATTACTAGGTATTCATATGTGTATTTATTACTCttaagaatatatatacgaGTATGTATGTACATCAatgtataatattttaagacATCAAAAAACttataaaattaacatTCTATTGGAATAAATTACACTTATATTTACAGTTTTTACGTATTTAcagaaattattatgactaatattgtttataaatgaataatagATGTGGTGCAAATTATCAGGAGGGCAAATGGAAACAATGAGCTTTTGCTTAAATTTAAGTATCGTTACAATTAAGGGTATTATGAGAAAAAATATGCACTCTTCCTTAATTCTTGAACGTCAAATTGACCTTTCGTTGGAATTGGAGGCAGAGTTAATGGGGTTAGAATAGGCATATGACAAGCTGTAGCTTTCAATAAAGTATCTATATCTTTGTAATCTTCAGCAATTGAAACAGTTGTTACCATATTTTTTCCTGCTTCCTGTTTTTCAGACTCgattgaatttaataattctttacgAATCTTCTCTTCATGTATTTCATCAGCTAATGTAGCAGGCCTGCCCAGTTTAGTGGACAATTGTTTACGGCATTCAACAATTTTACGTGCAAGAGGAGAAGTTCTCGGTATTTTGCACACCTGTAAATAATCCTTATATCTTTGGTTAAATTCAGTCTTTAATCTTTCAATCAAATCAACTTCATGCAATTTTATGAATTCTTCTCTTAAAAGGTAATTCATTTTATCAACATCACATGCATGTGTCCAATATGAATCATGAACAGATGCAAAATCTAAACCATGCTCACCACATTTAGTAGCAGAAAGTAGCATATGGGATGCGTCCAATGAATGTATAAAATTGGGAGGAAACCCTGATTTCTGTCTACGAGCATTGACAGGATTTACAGCAAGTGGATCAGCAATAAAGATTGTTTGTAAATTGGTTTTTATTTGCTTTTTAGATTCATCACGGTAAGGTTGAACGATTGGTAGGCCCAATGGAGTAGTCCAAATAACTGATGACATAAAATCTGGTTTATTACCATTTCtaaatgattttgaatCTACATCTAAACGAATTGCTCTAGAGATTCTTTTTGAACATTCACCTAGCCAATCTTGGATTTCATGTGCACCCTTGAAAGATTCTCTAATAGCAGCAAAAACATGCTTTGCTAAATAGCCCCCATATTCAAACGCTAGTTGTTTGTCATCAAATTTTTCGGTTAATTGTTTAGCAATTTGTCTCGTAGCACCGATAAAAGTAACACCATAGACGTTTGTCATTACTGTTTGTTTAACTACCTTTCTGGTAATTTTACCTTGTAAAATTTTGGCAGTTTCGTCACCTTCTTTTGCGGCAACATCTAATCTAGCTTCCACCAATTTCGCAACATGATTGTAAACATCTTGAGGTTTAGGACTTGGGACAAGATTAACTTGAATTGCACCCTCCACATCACCACCTAGTGCAGCATAATGTTGTAAACCATTGCATGTACCATCTTGATGAACTGGTTGATGTGAAATAAAATCTTCAGGATTTTCTAGCTTGAAAGCTTCATTTAATTCCATACACGTTGCTAATGCTTGCCAAGGCTTATCAGCTGACTGCCACCAGCCTTTACCATCTAAAGGATGTTCCGCAGAATCTTTTAAGTCTTCAATATGCTGATTAGCAAAAGCAATACGATCATCCAAAGAAGCTTTATCGTAACCAAAAAGATTTGCAAGATGAACTTTCAACCATTTTAAACCTTGTGGCCCTAATCTACGGCCTTTCCAGAAAATTAGCAAACCTCTACTCATATCATTCCCTAAATGGTTAAAATGAGGTGACAATGGGTATGCACGACCTCtaaaatctaaattatgtgggaaatatattttctcaCCTAAAAATGCTCTTGCGATTTCCAATTTATAGTTTGAATCACATCTAACTGATCTATCggaagaaattttattagcaatttctttatttttcaatttccaTTCTCTAACTTCTTCTGGTTCAGCGTTACTTGGCAGAGGAGGTAAAACCACCATATCATCTTGAATGCCCGGTATATCTAAAAATTGTTTACCGGTATTCCAAACTTCGGATAAAACATTAAATACTTTCCTATTAACAGTCCATCCTGTTAAGCCAATAACGTTTAAACCAGAGTAAATCGTTGGAATCAAATTTTCCTCAGAAACAGCTTTTAGATAAGCTACCTGTTCAGGTGAATCTCTCGTTCTGATTAATATGGACTGAGAGTAATGATACCCACCCGAATTCCAACTAACCCACTTTCTAGGTTTTACAATCATTGGCATTTGTTGAGGCTGGACTGAGGTAGCTAGCCTTTCACCatttaattgtttgatTAACGATTTGTGGATTTTTAATACACCAATCTTTGCACCATTATGGTATTGATAACTATGTGAAAATGCAGGCAGTTCTCCGTAAACATATTTATTAGTTTTTGGGTCATGACCTCTAACATTAACTTTGGCCACATGCAATAGGGTTGAAATCATAATTGATCCAATTTGTGCCCTAGCAGCTTGAGGCCATTcaattttagatttttctATATTGTGATCtcttaatcttttttttgctgACCATACGTACTTTTTAAATACATGAGGCTTAGTAGaaacatttttaaatgtATGCATTTCATTACGGATTAATTGTTCGGAACGAAATTCCAGTTCAATTGCTTTCCCAACCGATATGACTGCTCTGGCTGTTCTCATCCCTTCAAATACCCCACCAGTTGagtttaatttcaatagcTCAAGAATTGTAATGACACACATTTTCTCTGGATCAACCAAGTTTAAGTAAGGAGCATAATCAGAGGATATACCCCCGGCTTTCCGCttatcaattaaagaatcttgtaataattcatttgcCTGCTCCACTTCTTTCTTAATTAATGGTAACATTTGTGAATACCACTCCCATAATTTAACATTTAGCTTTTTCTCGAATGGAGCTTCACCTCTGGATTTGGCGTCCATGAAATCATGTTTCCATCTTTCCTTTGCAGCTTCTGTAGACCTAGTTTCTAAAACTCTTTGTCTATCTTGATTAAAGTTTTCTAAGAACTCATCAAACTTCTCTCTTTCTGCATCAGTTTTCAATGAGCAATATATTTCATAGAAATCTACGGATTTATCTTCTAGCTTTGTTGCTAAGATGGAGGTTTCGctatcaaaattaaaagaagcaattttttgtttctgAGTTTCAGTTAGTGACAATCCTTGTAAACTATGTCTAATGACTTTCATACCAATTGTGTCGACAGAC contains the following coding sequences:
- the MOB2 gene encoding Mob2p (similar to Saccharomyces cerevisiae MOB2 (YFL034C-B); ancestral locus Anc_8.29); the encoded protein is MSFFNFKGFGRNNKKNKSPAPHAVPVAAPPAKLYANSYGNSSRSSLKKQTSPTRISQISSTSPSHYSQPHSQTQTSQVQTPSHQLSRTQTPQQQAQPQTQQHHYVQQLQNNQQIYNPSATPQPQQPQLIQNPQIDSNTTKPESQEVMFLSEPFVRTALVKGSFKTIVQLPKYVDAGEWVALNVFEFFTNLNQFYGVIAECVTPEAYPTMNAGPHTDYLWLDANNRQVSLPASQYIDLALTWINNKVNDKNLFPTNNNVPFPPQFLKDVQRIMVQLFRIFAHIYHHHFDKIVHLSLEAHWNSLFAHFISFSNEFSIIDRQEMYPLLSLIENFESQGKII
- the RPO41 gene encoding DNA-directed RNA polymerase (similar to Saccharomyces cerevisiae RPO41 (YFL036W); ancestral locus Anc_8.28) — encoded protein: MLRSTVRSRSVNLNLAVSSSTASSLSSRFIGCNDSCKRYISSKGSNLLASLDVNNSSVKSSFEVAPQQRKLNKPQIDLGFWKSSKFSINPNFEPFDRSYRSIINSSSTNRSVMQLWSLLEACLCSNYVDRAFHILESLYAIKPHRINFIDDYNMYLSYLADSGKIKKLSDLSLKVTRDLEKHFPDSTYNDRTIAILVHFALSFSKRSDFGSYITDINTFFSMSNNKNAKKAVLKNTDIFTLNDYKLLRDLNLVEASELPIAIRNIFDKNPSYPSEDTEKTIPPIKSAKSIPETNTNDLKNDDPTLQQLKTSPSEEAILDPDDTEISKKWDLNENIDTIEKDAGELLSVDTIGMKVIRHSLQGLSLTETQKQKIASFNFDSETSILATKLEDKSVDFYEIYCSLKTDAEREKFDEFLENFNQDRQRVLETRSTEAAKERWKHDFMDAKSRGEAPFEKKLNVKLWEWYSQMLPLIKKEVEQANELLQDSLIDKRKAGGISSDYAPYLNLVDPEKMCVITILELLKLNSTGGVFEGMRTARAVISVGKAIELEFRSEQLIRNEMHTFKNVSTKPHVFKKYVWSAKKRLRDHNIEKSKIEWPQAARAQIGSIMISTLLHVAKVNVRGHDPKTNKYVYGELPAFSHSYQYHNGAKIGVLKIHKSLIKQLNGERLATSVQPQQMPMIVKPRKWVSWNSGGYHYSQSILIRTRDSPEQVAYLKAVSEENLIPTIYSGLNVIGLTGWTVNRKVFNVLSEVWNTGKQFLDIPGIQDDMVVLPPLPSNAEPEEVREWKLKNKEIANKISSDRSVRCDSNYKLEIARAFLGEKIYFPHNLDFRGRAYPLSPHFNHLGNDMSRGLLIFWKGRRLGPQGLKWLKVHLANLFGYDKASLDDRIAFANQHIEDLKDSAEHPLDGKGWWQSADKPWQALATCMELNEAFKLENPEDFISHQPVHQDGTCNGLQHYAALGGDVEGAIQVNLVPSPKPQDVYNHVAKLVEARLDVAAKEGDETAKILQGKITRKVVKQTVMTNVYGVTFIGATRQIAKQLTEKFDDKQLAFEYGGYLAKHVFAAIRESFKGAHEIQDWLGECSKRISRAIRLDVDSKSFRNGNKPDFMSSVIWTTPLGLPIVQPYRDESKKQIKTNLQTIFIADPLAVNPVNARRQKSGFPPNFIHSLDASHMLLSATKCGEHGLDFASVHDSYWTHACDVDKMNYLLREEFIKLHEVDLIERLKTEFNQRYKDYLQVCKIPRTSPLARKIVECRKQLSTKLGRPATLADEIHEEKIRKELLNSIESEKQEAGKNMVTTVSIAEDYKDIDTLLKATACHMPILTPLTLPPIPTKGQFDVQELRKSAYFFS